The following are encoded in a window of Vigna unguiculata cultivar IT97K-499-35 chromosome 8, ASM411807v1, whole genome shotgun sequence genomic DNA:
- the LOC114193222 gene encoding bet1-like protein At4g14600: MAANSHRVGSSYGGAASYRSRDGLSTRPVGASEEIQLRIDPLDLDEEITGLHRQVRRLKHVAEEIGTEVKYQKNFLEELQMTMIKAQAGVKNNLRRLNKSIIQSGSNHIIHVILFALVCFFVVYLWSKMFRK; this comes from the exons ATGGCCGCCAATTCCCACAGAGTGGGTTCTTCCTACGGCGGCGCCGCCTCTTACAGATCAAG AGATGGGCTTAGCACTCGACCGGTTGGTGCCTCTGAGGAGATCCAATTGCGAATTGATCCCTTGGACTTGGACGAGGAAATCACCGGTCTTCATCGCCAAGTTAGAAGGTTGAAACAT GTTGCTGAGGAGATAGGAACGGAAGTGAAGTATCAGAAAAATTTTCTTGAAGAATTG CAAATGACAATGATAAAGGCTCAAGCGGGAGTGAAGAACAACTTAAGAAGATTGAACAAGAGCATCATCCAAAGTGGTTCAAACCATATCATTCATGTCATTCTTTTCGCGTTAGTCTGTTTCTTTGTTGTGTACCTTTGGTCCAAAATGTTCAGAAAGTGA